One window of the Microbulbifer sp. Q7 genome contains the following:
- a CDS encoding FadR/GntR family transcriptional regulator codes for MQGARLYQQVAEKLAAAIAAGDYPAGTRLPAERKLAERFEVSRPTVREAIIALELAGCVEVKGGSGVYVTDTEASAFSAGESDIGAFEILQARMMFEGEAAGLAAREMSDEEVAKLAEILDEMVAENATESSAEVADEKFHLHIAQCTHNDAVVSVCEHLWKLRNNSSVSARILEKVRQAGSKPRIEEHRRILEAIQKRDPEGARSAMRDHLQRVVQQLLDATEAEALEQARREVSAARQRFALP; via the coding sequence ATGCAGGGTGCTCGACTTTATCAACAGGTAGCAGAAAAGCTGGCTGCGGCCATCGCCGCTGGTGATTATCCGGCCGGCACACGCTTGCCCGCCGAGCGCAAGCTGGCGGAGCGCTTTGAGGTGAGCCGGCCGACGGTTCGTGAAGCCATTATCGCGCTGGAGCTGGCGGGCTGCGTGGAGGTCAAGGGTGGCTCCGGGGTCTACGTCACCGACACCGAGGCCAGCGCCTTTTCCGCCGGCGAGAGCGACATTGGTGCGTTCGAAATTCTACAGGCGCGCATGATGTTCGAGGGCGAGGCTGCCGGCCTGGCCGCCCGTGAAATGAGCGACGAGGAAGTGGCGAAGCTGGCCGAGATCCTCGACGAAATGGTGGCGGAGAATGCCACCGAGTCCAGCGCGGAGGTGGCGGATGAGAAGTTCCACCTGCACATCGCCCAGTGTACCCATAATGACGCCGTGGTTTCCGTATGTGAGCACCTGTGGAAGCTGCGCAACAATTCCTCCGTGTCTGCGCGTATCCTGGAGAAAGTGCGTCAGGCCGGGTCCAAACCCCGTATCGAGGAGCACCGCCGTATTCTTGAGGCAATCCAGAAGCGCGATCCGGAGGGGGCGCGCAGTGCCATGCGCGACCACCTGCAGCGCGTGGTGCAGCAGCTGCTGGACGCAACCGAGGCG
- a CDS encoding UxaA family hydrolase → MDLIHIHSDDNVAVSKVPLPAGTLVNWAGSMMPLLTDVPAMHKVCVRPIAAGEAVVKYGQVIGFAKHDIARGCHVHECNMEAGQHQVAHDFCRDYVPTQYVAAEDRATFMGFRRPSGKSGTRNYLAVVSTVNCSVTVSRAIAAHFRNSGKLRDFPNVDGVVALGHDSGCGMSTSGEGYQTLLRTLHGYIAHPNFAGVLLIGLGCEAMQVKSLMRETGLEKGDAFQVMTIQQQGGTRAAIESGIETLTTMLPAANACVRQPIPASELTLAVQCGGSDAYSGITANAGLGAAADILVRNGGTVIYSETPEIYGAEHLLTRRAASPEVAQKLMDRIRWWENYTRINGVALNNNPSPGNKAGGLTTIAEKSLGAQAKGGTTALQDVYLYAEPVRKKGLVFMDSPGFDPVSVTGQVASGANVVCFTTGRGSAFGGKPVPSIKLASNSNLFERMREDMDIDCGGILDKRYTVAECGERIFQHILAIASGEQSASEKLDYGDNEFIPWHIGAVV, encoded by the coding sequence ATGGATCTCATTCATATACATTCAGACGATAACGTCGCCGTCAGCAAGGTGCCCCTGCCTGCCGGCACGCTGGTGAACTGGGCTGGCAGCATGATGCCGCTCCTCACCGATGTGCCCGCCATGCACAAGGTCTGCGTGCGCCCGATTGCAGCGGGCGAAGCTGTCGTCAAATATGGCCAGGTCATCGGATTCGCAAAACACGACATTGCCCGTGGCTGTCACGTGCACGAATGCAATATGGAAGCGGGCCAGCACCAGGTCGCGCACGATTTCTGCCGGGACTATGTGCCCACCCAGTATGTCGCCGCGGAAGACCGCGCCACCTTTATGGGTTTCCGTCGCCCCAGCGGCAAATCCGGCACCCGCAACTACCTGGCGGTTGTTTCTACCGTCAACTGTTCGGTTACCGTCTCCCGCGCGATTGCCGCGCACTTCCGCAACAGCGGCAAGTTGCGCGACTTCCCCAATGTGGACGGGGTCGTCGCACTCGGCCACGACAGCGGCTGTGGCATGTCCACCTCCGGCGAGGGTTACCAGACCCTGCTGCGCACACTCCACGGTTATATCGCGCACCCCAATTTTGCCGGCGTTTTACTCATCGGCCTCGGCTGCGAAGCCATGCAGGTAAAAAGCTTGATGCGGGAAACCGGGCTGGAAAAGGGCGATGCATTTCAGGTAATGACCATTCAACAGCAGGGCGGCACGCGCGCCGCCATCGAATCCGGTATTGAGACCCTGACCACCATGTTACCGGCGGCCAACGCCTGTGTACGCCAGCCTATTCCGGCATCGGAATTGACCCTGGCAGTGCAGTGCGGCGGCAGCGATGCTTACTCCGGCATTACCGCAAATGCCGGTCTGGGTGCAGCCGCGGATATTCTGGTACGCAATGGCGGCACGGTGATTTACTCAGAGACGCCGGAAATCTACGGCGCCGAGCACCTGCTCACCCGCCGTGCCGCCTCTCCGGAAGTGGCACAGAAGCTCATGGACCGCATTCGCTGGTGGGAGAACTACACCCGGATCAACGGCGTTGCCCTGAACAACAACCCGTCCCCGGGCAACAAAGCCGGCGGCCTGACCACCATTGCTGAGAAATCTCTGGGTGCACAGGCAAAGGGCGGGACCACGGCGCTGCAGGATGTGTACCTGTACGCAGAGCCGGTGCGAAAAAAAGGCCTGGTATTTATGGATAGCCCCGGGTTCGACCCGGTATCCGTCACCGGCCAGGTCGCCAGCGGTGCAAATGTGGTGTGCTTCACCACCGGCCGCGGCTCCGCGTTCGGTGGCAAACCGGTACCGAGTATCAAGCTGGCCAGTAATTCCAATCTTTTCGAGCGTATGCGCGAGGATATGGATATCGACTGCGGCGGCATCCTGGACAAGCGCTACACCGTCGCGGAGTGCGGCGAAAGGATATTCCAACACATTCTGGCGATTGCTTCAGGCGAACAAAGTGCCAGTGAAAAACTCGATTACGGTGATAACGAGTTTATCCCCTGGCACATTGGAGCGGTGGTTTAA
- a CDS encoding antitermination protein NusB, whose amino-acid sequence MEEYQVMIQSREWLVGWGTLSLINAGLAQGKNRSGLIWWVLSLIFGPLATLVLVLLSKAPAKLGD is encoded by the coding sequence ATGGAAGAGTATCAGGTAATGATTCAATCGCGGGAGTGGCTGGTCGGTTGGGGCACGCTCTCGCTGATCAACGCCGGCCTTGCCCAAGGCAAAAATCGCAGCGGTCTGATCTGGTGGGTCCTGAGCCTGATTTTCGGCCCGTTGGCCACGCTTGTTCTTGTACTGTTGAGCAAGGCACCCGCAAAGCTGGGCGACTGA
- the pepB gene encoding aminopeptidase PepB yields MTTAMQVRLDNTAAAAHWGKNALLSFSDSEACIHATAATGGTLVAVQRAARRLDGMGVADVVLAGDHWDLESRWSFWAGYYNPNRKSRLDWGIGEGDERTELEARRAASLWVREITNGTPENVFPRALAESAADMLQKLAPDAVSYRVISGDELLEAGFMGIHNVGRGSVRGGAMLQLDYNPTDSDDAPVDICLVGKGITFDSGGYSIKPSAGMAHMKSDMGGAAMVAGGLALAIARGLQKRVKLYLCCAENLISGHAFKLGDVITYKNGVTAEILNTDAEGRLVLADGLIAASEENPRYILDAATLTGAAKMAVGRDYNSVLSLEDEMAEKVLRAAGQENEKAWRLPLEKFHLEQIPSGFAEIANVGMDGTPGASTAAAFLAKFVRDEGRGWVHMDLSGSYLPAPNDQWAQGAKGHGFRTIARFLLDN; encoded by the coding sequence ATGACGACAGCGATGCAGGTACGGCTGGACAATACCGCGGCGGCGGCACATTGGGGTAAAAACGCGTTGTTGAGTTTCAGCGACAGCGAGGCCTGCATCCACGCCACCGCGGCCACCGGCGGTACCCTGGTGGCCGTGCAACGCGCTGCCCGTCGCCTCGACGGCATGGGAGTGGCGGACGTTGTGCTGGCCGGGGACCACTGGGACCTGGAGAGCCGCTGGAGTTTCTGGGCGGGTTACTACAACCCCAACCGCAAGAGCAGACTGGACTGGGGCATTGGTGAAGGCGACGAACGCACAGAACTGGAAGCGCGCCGCGCCGCGAGTCTGTGGGTGCGGGAAATCACCAATGGCACCCCGGAAAATGTGTTTCCCCGCGCACTGGCGGAAAGCGCGGCCGATATGTTGCAGAAGCTGGCGCCGGATGCGGTCAGTTACCGGGTGATTTCCGGCGATGAATTACTGGAAGCAGGCTTTATGGGCATCCATAACGTGGGCCGGGGCAGTGTGCGCGGCGGCGCCATGTTGCAACTGGATTACAACCCCACGGACAGCGACGATGCGCCTGTGGATATCTGCCTGGTGGGCAAGGGCATCACCTTTGACTCCGGCGGTTACAGCATCAAGCCCTCTGCCGGCATGGCGCACATGAAGTCCGATATGGGTGGTGCGGCGATGGTGGCCGGCGGTTTGGCGCTGGCGATTGCCCGCGGCCTGCAGAAGCGCGTGAAGCTGTATCTGTGCTGCGCGGAAAATCTGATCTCCGGTCATGCCTTCAAGCTGGGCGATGTGATCACTTACAAGAATGGGGTGACCGCAGAAATCCTGAATACGGATGCGGAAGGTCGTCTGGTGCTGGCGGATGGCCTGATCGCGGCGAGCGAGGAAAACCCGCGTTACATCCTCGATGCGGCGACCCTGACCGGCGCGGCCAAGATGGCGGTGGGCCGGGATTACAATTCGGTGTTGAGCCTGGAAGACGAGATGGCCGAGAAGGTATTGCGTGCGGCCGGGCAGGAAAATGAAAAAGCCTGGCGCCTGCCGCTGGAGAAATTCCATCTCGAGCAGATTCCTTCCGGTTTTGCGGAAATTGCCAATGTGGGGATGGACGGCACACCGGGCGCTTCCACGGCGGCGGCCTTTCTGGCCAAGTTTGTGCGCGATGAAGGGCGCGGCTGGGTGCACATGGACCTTTCCGGCTCTTACTTGCCGGCGCCGAACGACCAGTGGGCACAGGGGGCCAAGGGGCACGGCTTCCGTACCATCGCCCGGTTCCTGTTGGATAATTGA
- a CDS encoding tetratricopeptide repeat protein gives MGDACQYHSNADAAWQCTGCSTNYCGTCVPGSALNYHQSTPKCTLCNKRLENVGASNAAKPFWQMAPFYFRYGCTAGPLTVSSLCAVAALAMTGLGLLSIFVFVATLAVVMRYNLLVIEKLAGGQLEAPTFGDAQDGRSAAIFAKVIGMILVAGGAGVLLAGLGEGAVQVYSIALSLLAPAAMIVLALEHSMRAAVNPLKLLQFTLIIGWPYWLLWLSTSAVSAAPAYLLPLVAEKLPAWMLLPLLAFITSYFSIVTSAMMGYICLTRQRKLGVIAQVEDQEPLEEREFERLKALADTVILLREGRHDEARKTLVNVLRQQPNDIALNERYIRLLLATDDKKALRELGPHLLERLVNLNHPHKAAELYLAIAASHGVPAIDKSLLRHQIAEALYHQRHFKPALALINNLHKEDPHYTRLDSAYLLLAKIYLDGFNRTDNCRKLLAFVQKKFPNSSVLGEVRKLDAILAAEQNAQPA, from the coding sequence ATGGGCGATGCCTGCCAATACCACTCAAATGCTGATGCCGCCTGGCAATGCACCGGTTGCAGCACCAACTATTGCGGTACCTGCGTGCCGGGCTCGGCACTCAATTATCACCAGTCCACCCCCAAATGCACCTTGTGCAACAAGCGCCTGGAAAATGTGGGGGCGAGCAACGCGGCCAAACCATTCTGGCAGATGGCCCCATTCTATTTCCGCTACGGGTGCACCGCCGGACCGCTGACTGTTTCCTCGCTCTGCGCTGTGGCTGCACTCGCCATGACCGGTCTCGGGCTGCTGTCGATCTTCGTATTTGTCGCCACCCTCGCGGTGGTGATGCGCTACAACCTGCTGGTGATTGAAAAACTCGCCGGCGGCCAGCTGGAGGCGCCGACGTTTGGCGATGCCCAGGACGGGCGCAGTGCAGCCATTTTCGCCAAGGTGATTGGCATGATCCTGGTCGCCGGCGGGGCCGGTGTCCTGCTGGCCGGGCTGGGAGAGGGCGCGGTGCAGGTGTACTCCATCGCCCTGTCGCTGCTGGCACCGGCGGCGATGATTGTACTGGCGCTGGAACACAGCATGCGCGCGGCGGTGAACCCTCTCAAGCTGTTGCAGTTTACCCTCATCATCGGCTGGCCTTACTGGCTGCTGTGGCTCTCCACCAGCGCGGTATCCGCTGCACCGGCCTACCTGCTGCCGCTGGTCGCAGAAAAACTCCCGGCGTGGATGTTGCTGCCGTTGCTCGCGTTCATCACCAGTTATTTCTCGATCGTCACCAGCGCCATGATGGGTTACATCTGCCTCACCAGGCAGCGCAAACTCGGGGTCATCGCCCAGGTGGAAGATCAGGAGCCGCTGGAAGAGAGGGAGTTTGAGCGTCTGAAAGCCCTTGCGGATACCGTTATCCTGCTGCGCGAGGGGCGGCACGATGAGGCCCGGAAAACGCTGGTGAATGTGTTGCGCCAGCAACCGAATGATATTGCCCTGAATGAGCGCTATATACGGCTGCTGCTCGCCACCGACGATAAAAAAGCGCTGCGCGAACTGGGGCCCCATCTGCTGGAACGGCTGGTTAACCTCAACCATCCGCACAAGGCCGCGGAACTCTACCTGGCGATCGCTGCCAGCCATGGGGTACCGGCGATCGACAAATCGCTATTGCGTCATCAGATAGCCGAGGCGCTGTATCACCAGCGTCACTTCAAACCTGCGCTGGCCCTGATCAACAACCTGCACAAGGAAGACCCCCACTACACCCGCCTGGACAGCGCGTATTTACTGCTGGCAAAAATCTATCTGGATGGTTTTAACCGCACCGACAACTGCCGCAAACTGCTGGCGTTCGTACAGAAGAAATTCCCCAACAGCAGTGTGCTGGGTGAAGTCCGAAAGCTGGATGCGATTCTGGCGGCCGAGCAGAACGCCCAACCCGCATAG
- a CDS encoding rhomboid family intramembrane serine protease: MLIIPIQNKPDWRRPPLVCFALILVNLLVYVLYQSEDEARWQVAEEFYFSSELPVLEEQRFYEFVDAEKPEWRSLAQGSGEEFIYEQLLWSHEFHNWLLPQLAAEGEQQWLAQRVQFNELRDRLSSFAYGLTPAEPTLQGLFGHMFLHGSWEHLLGNMIFLLLFGLSVELALGAAWFIGLYLLGGLAAAALHMGVEAGSMVPVIGASGAVSAVMGMFVAVYGVRRLRFFYTLGFAFGEFTAPALLVLPLWLGKEVFGYFFGSDNIAYWAHFGGLVAGFVGTFALIRWRPSRELHVEEDLPPTPEQLALARIESLHNNGKLLEAGQAAAGAVRQHPQSLSLINKSIELSALAPESEAHHRAWLALFALARLPEQDFAPVADGVDAYLQRAREPRALNARMCLLLAQRAAREKRWGLVERLLQRLQKKQQRHPLMLRLANGLVEHYRRSGDEERARKALDFARSLQPQAI; this comes from the coding sequence TTGCTGATAATACCCATCCAGAACAAGCCCGACTGGCGCCGACCGCCGCTGGTGTGCTTTGCCCTGATTCTGGTCAACCTGCTGGTCTATGTGCTTTATCAGAGCGAGGACGAGGCGCGCTGGCAGGTGGCCGAAGAATTTTACTTTTCCAGCGAGCTGCCGGTGCTGGAAGAGCAGCGCTTCTACGAGTTTGTGGATGCCGAAAAGCCGGAGTGGCGATCCCTGGCGCAGGGTTCCGGGGAAGAATTCATCTACGAACAGCTGCTGTGGAGCCACGAATTCCACAACTGGCTATTGCCACAGCTGGCCGCAGAAGGCGAGCAGCAGTGGCTCGCCCAGCGCGTGCAATTCAATGAGCTGCGCGACCGTCTTTCCAGTTTCGCCTACGGGCTCACACCGGCAGAGCCGACCCTGCAGGGGCTGTTCGGGCATATGTTCCTGCACGGCAGTTGGGAACACCTGCTGGGGAACATGATCTTCCTGCTGTTGTTCGGCCTGTCGGTGGAGCTGGCGCTGGGCGCCGCCTGGTTTATCGGGCTGTATTTGCTGGGCGGCCTCGCGGCAGCGGCGCTGCACATGGGGGTGGAAGCGGGCAGCATGGTGCCGGTGATCGGCGCTTCCGGCGCGGTGTCGGCGGTGATGGGCATGTTTGTGGCGGTGTACGGCGTGCGGCGGCTGCGGTTTTTCTACACCCTCGGCTTCGCGTTCGGGGAATTCACCGCGCCGGCGCTGCTGGTATTGCCCCTGTGGCTCGGCAAAGAGGTGTTCGGTTATTTCTTTGGCAGCGACAATATCGCCTACTGGGCGCATTTCGGTGGTCTGGTGGCCGGCTTTGTCGGCACCTTCGCGCTGATCCGCTGGCGCCCCAGCCGCGAGCTCCACGTGGAGGAAGACCTGCCTCCCACTCCTGAACAGCTGGCGCTTGCGCGGATCGAGTCCCTGCACAACAACGGCAAACTGCTGGAGGCCGGTCAGGCCGCTGCCGGTGCCGTGCGCCAGCATCCACAATCGCTGTCCCTGATCAACAAGTCCATCGAACTCAGTGCGCTGGCGCCAGAGAGTGAAGCGCACCACCGGGCCTGGCTGGCGCTATTTGCGCTGGCGCGATTACCGGAGCAGGATTTTGCGCCGGTGGCGGATGGGGTGGATGCGTATCTGCAGCGGGCTAGAGAGCCCCGTGCGTTGAATGCGCGGATGTGTCTGCTGTTGGCACAGCGTGCGGCCAGGGAGAAGCGCTGGGGGCTGGTGGAGCGCCTGCTGCAGCGCCTGCAGAAAAAGCAGCAGCGCCATCCGCTGATGTTGCGCCTGGCCAACGGCCTGGTGGAGCACTATCGCCGCAGTGGCGACGAAGAGCGCGCGCGCAAGGCACTGGATTTTGCCCGTTCCCTGCAGCCGCAGGCGATCTAG
- a CDS encoding mechanosensitive ion channel domain-containing protein, which produces MGVVSAAPFPHFFRITRCATRAALACLCLLSLCLLFPASTIAQLPSTTPKEFSPVVPDFSGLAADWWTQWPDVTLEQRALWLEDVEKAWQDWSATLPEEAKLSAEVAAISRRLTGIQKTWEKRDALKKVSVLPDASFPADPTVLQWAESDAAVTRGRQRFDGLRLEKSQMDEAVNLSLNRLRETAGTLRDRGKSDPRHLKATLDLFLAQVSHLQVLEEQSMLNEQLAAWDEELTFAGGELTRMLKGLQYSSEVADKLAAARTEEKSNLEELVRERSNTRDLIFESSDAAVTMEQQIQMMNYSVEALENRLQLRKQELLLAMNSVLDEAAADEKLTISKDLVNNATTIRENLARQLNVRQRQIVAWVGEDPKAMRKWWGQFEKVASGLGRVRDLTDDIKRYEAAQLFVYQRQQGWWRTMGNRIVLQFEQLRTSWRNLANYELFAISQQPITLKDIAKMVLVILAAWACSRILNWVLRRMVRKNRTSEQGAYTLWRILNYCIVLITFIIILTMVGLDTSKLAIIAGALSVGIGFGMQAIFSNFISGIILLFEQPLRVGDLVELESGVFGRIRDINVRSTRITTRDNVDILVPNSEFVTGRVTNHTLEDPVRRIHVMFGVAYGTDPEIVREAALAAAERVPVTFSNWQRKTEVWLTGFGDSSLDFKLVVWVNSNAVSSLGDLNALYNIELLREFNQRNIEIPFPQRDLHVRSWGDPAPPLEDTPGAVPSHPVAEERRGSTGAEDWPADGDSDAGGDAGGDTAGDGEGGGDGGGSSSH; this is translated from the coding sequence ATGGGTGTTGTCAGCGCCGCGCCGTTTCCACATTTTTTCCGTATCACGAGGTGCGCTACGCGCGCCGCGCTCGCCTGCCTGTGTCTGTTAAGCCTGTGCCTGCTGTTTCCCGCTTCCACCATCGCGCAGCTGCCTTCCACCACTCCCAAAGAATTCTCGCCGGTTGTCCCAGATTTCAGCGGCCTAGCCGCAGACTGGTGGACCCAGTGGCCGGACGTCACCCTCGAGCAGCGCGCGCTGTGGCTGGAAGATGTGGAAAAGGCCTGGCAAGACTGGAGCGCCACGCTGCCGGAGGAGGCGAAACTCTCCGCGGAGGTCGCCGCCATCAGTCGGCGCTTGACGGGGATTCAGAAAACCTGGGAAAAGCGCGACGCACTGAAGAAAGTCAGCGTATTGCCCGATGCTTCCTTTCCCGCTGATCCGACGGTTTTGCAATGGGCGGAATCTGACGCGGCGGTGACCCGAGGCAGACAGCGCTTTGACGGCCTGCGGCTGGAAAAATCGCAGATGGATGAGGCCGTGAACCTGTCGCTGAACCGGTTGCGGGAAACCGCGGGTACACTGCGCGACAGGGGCAAGTCGGACCCGCGGCACCTGAAAGCCACCCTGGATCTTTTTCTCGCGCAGGTCAGCCATCTGCAGGTGCTCGAAGAGCAGAGCATGCTCAACGAGCAGCTCGCCGCCTGGGACGAGGAGTTGACGTTTGCCGGCGGCGAGCTCACCCGCATGCTGAAGGGGTTGCAATACAGCAGCGAGGTGGCGGACAAGCTGGCCGCAGCGCGCACCGAGGAAAAGTCCAACCTGGAAGAGCTGGTGCGGGAGCGCAGTAACACGCGTGACCTGATTTTTGAAAGTTCCGACGCCGCGGTAACCATGGAGCAGCAGATTCAGATGATGAACTACAGCGTCGAGGCGCTGGAGAATCGTCTGCAACTGCGCAAGCAGGAACTGCTGCTGGCCATGAACAGCGTGCTGGATGAGGCGGCCGCAGACGAAAAGCTCACCATCAGTAAGGACCTGGTGAATAACGCGACCACGATTCGCGAGAACCTGGCGCGACAGCTGAACGTGCGCCAGCGCCAGATTGTTGCCTGGGTGGGTGAAGACCCCAAGGCCATGCGCAAGTGGTGGGGGCAGTTCGAGAAGGTGGCCAGTGGTCTCGGCCGGGTCCGCGACCTCACCGACGACATCAAGCGTTACGAGGCGGCACAGCTCTTTGTTTATCAGCGTCAGCAGGGGTGGTGGCGCACCATGGGCAACCGAATTGTGTTGCAGTTCGAGCAGCTGCGCACCAGCTGGCGAAACCTCGCCAATTACGAATTGTTTGCCATCAGCCAGCAGCCGATCACCCTGAAAGACATTGCCAAAATGGTGCTGGTGATTCTCGCCGCGTGGGCATGTTCGCGCATACTCAACTGGGTCTTGCGGCGGATGGTGCGCAAAAACCGCACCAGCGAACAGGGTGCCTATACCCTGTGGCGCATCCTCAATTACTGCATCGTACTCATTACCTTCATCATCATTCTTACCATGGTGGGGCTGGATACCTCCAAACTGGCCATCATCGCCGGTGCACTGTCGGTGGGTATCGGCTTCGGTATGCAGGCGATTTTTTCCAATTTTATCTCCGGCATCATCCTGCTGTTTGAGCAGCCGCTGCGGGTGGGGGACCTGGTAGAGCTGGAATCCGGGGTATTCGGGCGTATCCGGGATATCAATGTCCGCTCTACCCGCATCACCACCCGCGACAACGTGGATATCCTGGTGCCCAATTCCGAGTTTGTGACCGGCCGGGTGACCAACCACACGCTGGAGGATCCGGTGCGCCGGATTCACGTGATGTTCGGGGTGGCGTATGGCACCGACCCGGAAATCGTGCGTGAGGCCGCGCTGGCGGCGGCGGAGCGGGTGCCAGTCACTTTCTCCAACTGGCAGCGCAAGACCGAAGTGTGGCTTACCGGGTTCGGCGACAGTTCGCTGGATTTCAAGCTGGTGGTGTGGGTAAACAGTAACGCCGTGTCCTCCCTCGGCGACCTGAACGCGCTGTACAACATTGAGCTGTTGCGGGAGTTCAACCAGCGCAATATCGAGATTCCCTTTCCCCAGCGCGACCTGCATGTACGCAGCTGGGGTGATCCGGCGCCGCCACTCGAGGATACGCCGGGGGCGGTGCCCTCGCACCCTGTTGCCGAGGAGCGTCGCGGCTCCACGGGTGCGGAGGACTGGCCGGCAGACGGCGACAGCGACGCGGGTGGTGACGCGGGTGGCGACACAGCTGGTGACGGCGAGGGTGGCGGTGACGGTGGAGGTTCATCCAGTCACTGA
- a CDS encoding DUF6515 family protein: MPQPQSCNFFLSVSVSARASLTPRLYIVCGTLLFIFAAIAVVTPVTATAQVTDNASAEPERDYARDPNRQRALRPGATRLTLNGNTYYYQGGYFYRKEDDGYLRVEPPLGAALAFVPYGSTGFEIDGQRFFMSGTGTFYRYDAQRRSYIVTNPPYQWRRYLGERSSDIVGAYEERLYGTAGENLDENLDDLRDRSGIPRAYPPGAIDPEAMGRSDAPVFEADRYRDQRRRAPRPYANVRPPYDAAGERNDNRALLESACRQDASDAARRGSSLEGQRVRIYQRAYRDCIQRYERRR, translated from the coding sequence TGTACATTGTGTGCGGCACACTGCTCTTCATATTTGCCGCAATTGCCGTGGTGACACCCGTCACAGCGACGGCGCAGGTGACCGACAATGCCAGTGCCGAGCCCGAGCGTGATTATGCGCGCGACCCCAACCGCCAGCGCGCGCTCCGCCCCGGGGCTACCCGCCTCACCCTCAATGGCAATACTTATTACTACCAGGGCGGATATTTTTACCGCAAGGAAGACGATGGCTACCTGCGGGTAGAGCCGCCGCTGGGGGCGGCACTGGCGTTTGTGCCTTACGGCAGTACTGGATTCGAGATCGACGGCCAGCGCTTTTTCATGAGCGGCACGGGTACGTTTTACCGTTACGACGCGCAGCGTCGGAGCTATATCGTGACCAACCCGCCGTATCAGTGGCGGCGCTATCTGGGCGAGCGCAGCAGCGACATTGTGGGGGCCTACGAGGAGCGCCTGTACGGCACTGCAGGTGAAAACTTGGATGAAAACCTGGATGACCTGCGTGATCGGTCTGGTATTCCCCGCGCCTATCCACCGGGCGCGATTGATCCCGAGGCCATGGGCCGCAGTGATGCACCAGTGTTCGAGGCTGACCGTTACCGCGATCAGCGCCGGCGCGCGCCCCGACCCTACGCCAATGTGCGCCCGCCGTACGACGCCGCCGGTGAGCGCAACGACAACCGCGCGCTGCTGGAGTCGGCCTGTCGTCAGGATGCCTCTGATGCGGCGCGCCGGGGCAGCAGTCTCGAGGGGCAGCGGGTGCGTATTTATCAGCGGGCGTATCGCGATTGTATCCAGCGTTACGAAAGGCGCCGCTGA